GCTACTTTTAGGTGATGGAAAAGTACAGCATAGAATAGATTGCAGAATCTTCTTTCAACTAAATGCTCCTAGAAAGGCTTTATGATGAAAGACCGTTAACTAACTTACCTGGGGTTCACTTGTTCTTTCAGCTAGCGGACTAACTTTTAAGTGTATGAATTCTCTCTGTGTTCTTTCCACATCAACCTATTATATCCGGGAAACTGATCTGTGGAAGCAATTACTCTTAATGTCTGAACAAACATTGGTTTGTTTCTTTTCCTGTAGTTGGAGTACTCTGGgaacaattctttttctttttcatttcaatGCATGATGAGGAGGAAGGTAGATTGGATTTGCAAAATGTAGGGTTTATGTGCATGAGAGAGTGAAAAGGAAATGTCTGTGAACATACATGTCCCTGAAACAGACTTCGTGGCTGAATTAAGAGTTATAGTGGAATTTTATAAGCCTGTTTATGTTGATGGCTAAAAGATACCATTGATTTAGCACAGGAACATTTTGGAGTATCTTTTTTCTGATGAATCTGGGGTATATATTAGTAAAAGTTCTGAAAAGGACGTTAGGATTCGGAAGCAAATTCTCATGTCACTCTGGTAATGGTTAGAGTCTTCAGGGTCTGCAACTGGTAGAATGTAATGTGTACAGCCATCTTGTTCAACAAGTTGCTTCCTGGATCTATGATGTTAGATGGAGTCAGAACACAGTTCCTGATCTTTGGAACCATGAGGTTTGATCTCTGACAAGTTCGTTTGCTGTGCTGACACCTTCTTTTCCCTTGTTCTCAAGGCCACATCTCTGATGTTCTTGCCAACTTTATGAAGTTATATCTATTTGATGAGGCCTCTGTTATACCCTTGAGTTTGGGGAATTTGACAGTAAGAAAGCCCCCACACAATGTTTGCCACTGTTGTGTTGGAAATGCCTCTGTTCTGTTGCATAGAGATGAAGTTGATGGTATTTTGTCTTTTGTTATTCTTTCTTATTCCACTGTTTTGCTTGTATATAATCTAGAATACTCCAAACTAAGTTAGCTAATGCATAAAAAGAGCAAAAAAAAGCAATATTCCCATGGATGACTTGTATAAGTAGTACACCAAAGAGCTTTTTTCATGCTCTAGCGCAGCATTTTTAGGCAGCAGATTTCTGAGTCTCATTGACCGTCGATTAACTTTACCAAGAGTTTTCCATTTATCTTTTGTTTCCTAGTTTTCCAAAttggaagataaaaaaaaaatctttctgcTGCCGACTTTTTTTTATCGTTGGTCCTTTTAACACAAATATTCAGTCAGCGTAAACTATCTATATTAGCAGCAGTGTCTGATATTACAATATTGTTCTTTTAAATGAACTATTTTACATGTTACACTAAGCAGGTTAGCTGTGGTAACTGGGAAATTTCCTTCGGTTATGCGAGAATTCTGATCACAGATTTCCACCTCAAGGTCACCATGTAAAAAAGTAAGATCTATGGACGATCTTAATATCCTATCTTCATTCATCATTTTACAATTAATTTCTGATGAAAAGTTTTGCAACTGCTAGTTATGCTTTGTAGCTCATCTACTTATCTTCTTTGACCACTATACTTAGCACTGCCATGTTTTCCAGAAGATCTACATTCTTAGAgcactaaaaagatctcatctaaCTTGCATAAACAGTGCATGGAAGAAAAGGATGAAACTAATTCGGGTGGTGGAGGCCAAATGCAGTTTTTGAACAGATCGCAGGTTAAGCATCCAGACGATAACTCCAAGTCTGAAGGAATAGAAGTGGATCAGATCGAAATTAGCAAAGCTCAAGTTGCTGTTTACTTTAATGCTTGTGAAGGTTCAAAGAACATGCATACGTAGCAGAATCATCAGTGTGGGTTAGACCACCTAATTGCTTATTCTGTGTATAACTTTTCAGAAATTTCTGTATGTTCTAAGGTTGATCATGATATGTTAAAATATATCATGTTTGAATCCAGATTGCATTGACCAGCACAAGTCTGCAGATCTTGATATATCTATATCCTTGGCGAAATCAGCAGATGTATAAGAGAATACTTTGAAGGGAGATTTCTTGAAGCAAGGTTAGAGGTAGACAAGATGATCTGAGAGCCTCAAGAGGTTCAATTGTTGGTGGAATAAGGCAATGAAAAGAAGCAAGTGATATGCACCAGATATCAACTTGACACATTCTTTGGTTCTTTTGGAAGGTACTCTGAAGTCTGAAGAGCAAAGGATGATGATTTGGCTTGTCTCTCACTCTGGTATCCCTTCATACATTTTGGATTTCACTCTTAGATGTTTATATGTACTAGTTGTGAATACTTGTGTAGTGAGTATCTTAATTGTTCTTATTAATTTTAGCAAATTATTGCATTATCTAAGGGGAAAAAAAAGGTGCGTGagtttttttcatttatatttcTAATCTACAACCGTCTACAAGGACAGGTGGGAAGGCAGCATCCCTTGGACATTATTTATGGCAGAGGATAGCCTCTTCTTTATCGATGACATCCTTCGCCTGAGAGCTGAATTGACCATCAAGCAGGCTTCCACAATGTCATTGCAGTCTTAAGTATTGCTTAGCCTTCCGTTCGATAACTGGCATTCTATGACCCCTGGATATCGATGTGGAGATAATACATCTTTGTAATTGCACTCATACCTGTTGATATCGATACCAAACAAAATATGAAACATGACAAACCATCAGATTTTGCTATGTACATGCAGAAGTCTTTCAGTTTTGTAGATGATTTCTTCTGTAACTAAATATTGATATCAGCCTGAACGTGTTTTCCCATCATCACCTTGAAAATCAACATGTTTTTGACAACTGAGGGTTTGAAATTCAATGAAAACAATTGTCTGATTAACTTGATCTTTCTCAAAAGTCTTCTCAATCCTGATGTTCTTCAGCATATGAGAATCATTGTTTCTTTTATTGTTGTCCAGTGTGACTATTGGATCCAAGTGGAGCTTCAGAAGTGTATGAAATTGTGTTCTGTTTTGACATCTTTTTCTTATTTCAAGTATCAGATATACACAATACTCTCAGTGCTTGTTTTCTTGTTTCAAGTAGGCTGCAATTGATTGATTCTCTGTATCATTCCAATTTTATTGGACATCTCCGAAGAGattaaaaggagtgcaacacgagaactttTCTAGTATTACTCTTGTCCAAACACTGAGTAACTTCAGTGCtagtatgattcatttggatacacTGCAAGCATCAGTAGCTATTCTCGGTTGGATACACTTCAACCTTAACTTCGAGTCCACCTTTTCTAGAACTGCATGAATCCTCTAGAGCTGCTTTTTTGTCCTTTTCTAAGCCAACAAAATCTAATTTCTTGATATATCCAGGCACTATATTCGTTTATGAAACCAAAAATATCATTCTtccaaatttcatcatcatcatcatcatatgctCCTGTCATGAGATAGATAATTGGCACCCCCAAACTTACATTTGCAATGTTCTCTGTAACGAGCAATGGCAGCACATGGACAGCATCACAAACCCAAAAGACATTGGAGTTGTTTAGAGCCCTCAGTAAATAGTTTGTGCTATATGAACTTGAATCGTTTAGGTACAACACTGGATAATCTGATCATTTGATAAAAGAATCATCAGACGATCCTTCTCTGAACCCTTAATATACAGGACAAGTCATACGAAGAACATAAATGTCACAGATAGTGATGGTTGCGTCAGACACCAGAACCAGGTTCTCCTTCATGGCGAAACAAGGCCTTGGACAACGGGTTGGAACGGTTCATACCGCCACAAGCATCCTCCTGGGACTGTGATTGAACCTTTCGATCCATCATCGGAGTCTCGCAAACCCTGTCATCGGTGGAGGAATGACGTCTCCTTCGTTTCAGTGGCTTGGGCAATGAAGAACGCATCAATCTTTCTGCCTTTGGTTGCTTCAGCGCCCAGACCCTCTGCAAATCCGGCACCCAGCTTGTGAATGATGAGAACCGCTTGTCTCTGTTCCTTCTTTGCTGTGCTTTCATCAGTCTTCGCTCGTGcgcattatccaatttctcttgCTGTGTCCTGGCATACTTTTCCTGATGAGCAACTTCAGAACCAGGAGCTCCGATTGGATTTGCAGTAAATCTGTTGCTAATGTCAAAGTCCCCCCTCTTGAAGTCTTCACTGTTGCTGTTGGGTAATGAGTCTGAAGCTCCAACTTCATCCTCATCAAATAACCCAAACTCCATTTGGTTGTATATCTTATCAATGACGTCTTTTAGAGAATGAGAGTACCTGCAAAGGGTTGGCGATGGAAAAAGTTACTGACAACATACCTGGAGAAGTTTTTACAAAGATTAAAAGAAGATATGATCAATTGCATGCATAACCTTGCCAAATTCAAAAACAAAAAGGAACTGTTAACCCTTGTAATGTTCTAGTTATCCTTTATGTTGTCAACAGTCAACTCATAGAACCCCTTTTACTTGCCCTCTCATTCTTCTACCAGTTcatattcttcttcttcatgggAAATGCTTGTGTTCAGTGATCTCCGTCAACCAGTGCTCTCAGGAATCTTTCTGTACTCGAACTTGCTCGAGCCCAAGCCATATATATGCCAAAGCTTAAGCATTACATGGTAGCAGTTGAGAATGGAAAAGAGGGAGACGGAAAGGGAAGAGAGTAGGGGAAATGGACCAGAAAAAGTGATTGAGAGGAAATGATGGGGATATATTtagcaaaataaaaatgatagtTTTGGCTGTTAATATTTGGTTAACAGTTAATTTGGGTTAAGATTGTCTCCAGTGATGTAAAAGGGACGTATGAAAATTTCTTAGGCTTTACAAAAGCATGACTTGCAACTTTGTGAAGGTAAAACATGAATTTAGCATCACACaaattatttttctataaaaaagctTGTCATGTTATAAAAACCAAGTGCAGAGGAAAGGCATACTTTCAGCTGCAAGATGTTGCCAAAGAGCTAACATTCTTTGCAATACTCAAGATTGGTCAGATGTGAAAATTTGATCATAGTGGCTTGCAAGAAATTTGGGTTACCATGAAACACCCTTTCGACCAAATAGAAACCCTGTCCGGGTTCTTTCCACTTGTAATCTCACTGTTCCCTATGGTTGATCAATATATAGGTGTAACATTTTTCTTATTACAGGGACTGAAGATCACTAAAGGTAATAATACATGTTCAGAGTTATTCTTTGCTTATACTACTACTTCCAGATTCAATTAAAATTGTACCTTTAGAAAAAATTGAAGTCCACTTCATGTAATATTGCTTCAGATCAATGAGAAATGATAACCAGGATATCTACAATGTGATTCATAAAACATGTTTGCTAAGCTTATCGTGCTGGAGCAATTACAAGACCTAAGAGTCGGACATCATTGGGAGCAGAGAATAATGGACATTAAAGACAGGTAAGTTTTCATGCAATGCCAAATGTATTAACAGGAACAACAAGGATCAACCAGTTTGATTgtccaagaaaaagaaaagcagaatTAATATTATGGGGAGATTTGAatctatataataaaaaaatttcacaatttagcattattataacaatgcTAGATATGCCAAGAAGAGTACCTGCATTTTATTGTTCTTTCTGCAAACTCAACAATACTTTGACCACAAAATGAATCCCCTTCCAGATTGATGTCAATAAACTGCAAAAGGGAGCATATATCTTTAATCATCTTCTGTTTTGTATTATCTTCAATGCTTGGTCCGACACTCGAACAAAGTATTTCCATTCTAAACAAGATCTGCAACTCATGTCTTAAGTGCATTAAGGGATAAACTGGTGCCAAATATGAAAATTTGCAGTTCAAAATCATAACATAAAGAAGGATACTCTCGAATTTTGTATTCTGTGTTGTATATATCAAAAACTGGATTTGATGATGCAATACGTGCAGGATTTGTGGTTTTGTACTTCAATATTAGATCCCTGGGCTTCACCAGAAGAAGACGAGAAACCTCATCAACAATCTTCACATAAGATGCATCGCCAGTTTCATCTGAGATGATATCCTCGACAGTCTTTCCAATCTGTGCATCAAGAGCTCTAATAGACAAACCGACTAGGGGCTCAGCTAAATTTCCGATATCTGTATCTAGTGAACACAGACCTTGCTCAATCTTCTGAGGAATACTTCTCAAGAAAGTTTCCATGTCTTCCATGCAAGATAATATCGGGGCATCCTTGTTTGCAGATGATGCACTTTGATGAGCATCCTCAGCGGAGGAAGGAATGGCATCTGCTTCAGACGCATCTTGTGAGGCAACATTTCTTGTTTCCACATCTTCTTTGATATCCAAAGGTTCCTTCTGTTCATCAAGAATTACTTCACAATTAGTATTGGACTTTACAATCTGCCTCATCCAACACTTCAAGAACATTAATTTCTTCGATTTGTCATGTATCTTGCCAGAGTATAGTTGCTCCAGACCAACTCCTAAAGCAACATCATCTGTTTGACTTGACACCAATTCACGGAAGGAACTCAATGTGGCGTTTTGAATCTGATTTAAATgcaatttctttcttttccttctacTGTCCTCTCTCGACCCAGCAAGTGCAGGAGTATGGAGTGTTTCAGATGTGCTTCTGCTTTTTCTAGCAACTAATTGGCATGAGTTCAGAGAATTCTTTTGGGGAACAGCAAGCAAAGCATAATTAACTGTAAAAGGAATTAGCATGCCCTCCATAGATTTATCATCACTGTCGTAAATAGATACAGAAGCCCAGTAGCTTTTGTTGTAGAGGAATGTGAGAAGGATCTGCCAAAGAGGCTTATCTGCAACCAACTCACCCTTCTCTCTGCAAAGCAATTTGAGAACACTGTCTGCAAAGAACTCTCCTTTAGCATGATTCCTTGAAACTTTGTTGCATTCTCCTGTAGTTCCTCGAATAAGATAAAGATTACTTGGGTCGCTCATAACCTTTCTTCCATCGTCGCTTCTCCACACTTCTCTAATACGGATATTTGATGTCTTGCTGCCCAAAAATTTTAACAGAGATCCCATCATGTCTGATCTTTCTCGGACTGGTTTCAGATCAAGTACTTCAAGTTCACAACTTTTGCACTCCAAAGGCTCCCCATAAACATCAACGATTTCTAGAACAAGCTCTGAGGTGCCCTTGTTGAGGCCACTATCCGCCGCAAAACCCATAGCGCATCCGATGTAAGGGAAAACCAGGCCAAAAGGCACCAGCGCAGATCCCAGAACGATTGCATCGGTGGAGCAAAACCCCCAACCCAACTCCCTGACCCCTCTCTCGAAAAATTTCGAGCCGGAAACATCTCTTTCGCAATGGTGATCAAAATTGACGTCAACCCAACTGAGATGGATATCACAAAAGGCCAATCGCTCTTTTACCAAACCAAAACATTCCAAGAACCTCTTTAAGAACGCATCGGACGACATCGCCGAGTCCGACTCGCCGGCCAATTCCAAATCGACATGTTCCGACAAAAAGTTTGGGCCTGGGTACATAGGAGAGAACAGCACGACCAGATTCGGACGGATAGCGAGCAATTCCTGCGCACCTTTGCGATCTTGAGGATGGGGTTCCCAGCCGTAGTCGTGCTCGAGCTGGAGGAGAGACTTGGCCAGCAGCGACGCGCGGGAGAAGCCATGGCCGGCGGACTGGCATGAACCGGAGACCGAGCGGAGGGAATCGAGGGTTCGGGAGAGGGAGTCGAGGGTCGAGGCGGGGCAATCGAAGGAGAGGAAGGTGGAGGACTTGCCGAGGAGGCGGTGGACCGTGGAGGTGGAGAGGATTGGGGAGAGGGAGGAGAAGAACAGCTTGTAGGCGAAGAGGGAGGAAGCGATGGGGGCGAAGGATAGGATCCTTCGGGCGGCAGATAGGATCGGGGAGAGGTAAGAGTAAGGGTTTTGGAGATCGAGGAGAGGGTAGAGGTCGATGAGGAGGACGACGCGTTGGATTCGAGAGGGATCCATTGCgaacgagcgagcgagcgagacagGAAAGTTTGGATTAACTATTAGGAAAAATGTGGCGGGAACATGGAGCTCCATTGCTGGGTTTCAACTTTTTGGCGGGAAACGATGAATCGATGCGTAGGAGTATTTAAGTCACTGCGCTTTTAGGAATTGAAATATTAGGAATCTCCAACGCAACTCACTTCATGAGGTTACATTCTATCTTCCTTGTGTCATACTATTTATATTATATAGTttgtgtatttttatttatttatttatttatagtatttgtgtTTATAAATCAATTAGCCAAGTTTGCATGTcaaaattaaaagtaaaaaattgAGGATAACAAAATTAGGATCTATGATTAAAGGTCAGATTAGACGAAGAACTAACTTTTGTGCTGATACAACCTAAAGCTGATCAATTTATGGGTTAGTGGGATAAGTGACTCCAAACAATAAATTTATTTCAAAGAGCTCATACAAGGATAAAAAGTCATTATTATGCCCAATGGCTTTCCAATCTCTCAACCAAATTCAAATAATAGCTGATAAACAATGTCAAAGTCGATAGTCATTTTGTTCCAACTGGGCAATTtctacaaaatattttatatggtgAGTAAACAAACTTGAAGGTTTGACCGTCGTCTACCTGTCGAACCATATCTGCTAATAACACCACCATCAGACAAGATGTAAGAACGCATTGACTGCGTGGAATGCCATCGCCATAAACGAGAACAAAATCTTCTAATTGTTACGATCGGAAGTACAAGATATATCAATCATACAAGGCACAACTTGCAAATTCCTTTTCGCATTTTATAGGTGCTTAGGGAGCCTTGGCTCTATAACAGACCGGCATCCTTCAGAGCAGACTCGAAATCTTCCTCACTCCTCCAGTTAGGGATCTGCGGCACAGTGGAGTGTAATCACGGTTCTTGGGATATTTCTAGATAAAATGGTGCATATAAAGAAGAAAGAGTACAAAGAGGTTACCTCAGGAATATGATGCTGGAA
The window above is part of the Musa acuminata AAA Group cultivar baxijiao chromosome BXJ2-6, Cavendish_Baxijiao_AAA, whole genome shotgun sequence genome. Proteins encoded here:
- the LOC135614827 gene encoding uncharacterized protein LOC135614827, translating into MYPGPNFLSEHVDLELAGESDSAMSSDAFLKRFLECFGLVKERLAFCDIHLSWVDVNFDHHCERDVSGSKFFERGVRELGWGFCSTDAIVLGSALVPFGLVFPYIGCAMGFAADSGLNKGTSELVLEIVDVYGEPLECKSCELEVLDLKPVRERSDMMGSLLKFLGSKTSNIRIREVWRSDDGRKVMSDPSNLYLIRGTTGECNKVSRNHAKGEFFADSVLKLLCREKGELVADKPLWQILLTFLYNKSYWASVSIYDSDDKSMEGMLIPFTVNYALLAVPQKNSLNSCQLVARKSRSTSETLHTPALAGSREDSRRKRKKLHLNQIQNATLSSFRELVSSQTDDVALGVGLEQLYSGKIHDKSKKLMFLKCWMRQIVKSNTNCEVILDEQKEPLDIKEDVETRNVASQDASEADAIPSSAEDAHQSASSANKDAPILSCMEDMETFLRSIPQKIEQGLCSLDTDIGNLAEPLVGLSIRALDAQIGKTVEDIISDETGDASYVKIVDEVSRLLLVKPRDLILKYKTTNPARIASSNPVFDIYNTEYKIREHELQILFRMEILCSSVGPSIEDNTKQKMIKDICSLLQFIDINLEGDSFCGQSIVEFAERTIKCRYSHSLKDVIDKIYNQMEFGLFDEDEVGASDSLPNSNSEDFKRGDFDISNRFTANPIGAPGSEVAHQEKYARTQQEKLDNAHERRLMKAQQRRNRDKRFSSFTSWVPDLQRVWALKQPKAERLMRSSLPKPLKRRRRHSSTDDRVCETPMMDRKVQSQSQEDACGGMNRSNPLSKALFRHEGEPGSGV